A genome region from Thalassotalea euphylliae includes the following:
- a CDS encoding NfeD family protein, protein MELIANSAGESLVTLGLLLLIIEVAVLGFSTFILTFVGLALVVAGSLVLTSLVPVQLMPIVLTIAIFTTIFAAILWKPLKRFQNRQDTHKVKNDFIGMEFVLDKEIDATSSATHKLSGIDWQVKAKQAIPAGTKVVVTDTEVGELWVEPA, encoded by the coding sequence ATGGAACTTATTGCCAATAGTGCCGGTGAGTCATTAGTGACGCTCGGCCTTTTGCTGCTTATTATTGAAGTAGCCGTACTGGGTTTTTCCACCTTTATTCTGACCTTTGTCGGCCTTGCTTTGGTGGTTGCCGGTAGCTTAGTGTTGACTAGCCTTGTCCCTGTGCAATTGATGCCGATAGTGTTGACCATCGCGATCTTTACTACGATTTTCGCGGCGATATTGTGGAAACCATTAAAGCGTTTCCAAAACCGCCAAGATACACACAAGGTAAAAAACGACTTTATCGGTATGGAATTTGTGCTTGATAAAGAAATTGATGCAACATCTTCTGCGACCCACAAATTGTCAGGTATCGACTGGCAAGTGAAAGCTAAACAAGCGATTCCTGCCGGCACTAAAGTGGTGGTTACTGACACTGAAGTCGGCGAACTCTGGGTAGAGCCAGCTTAG
- a CDS encoding spermidine synthase, with product MQPFIAKVILPAYGGSATVWTTCMLFFQLLLLAGYSYAHVLQRLSFARQWQTHGAVLILAALSLPFTTPAASLEFGINEPITNILLTLAVAIGLPYFALSVTGPLVQRWLTFSDETKVPYRLYSLSNVGSLLALISYPFVFEPVFDLPQQTLVWSSGFIAFAVAIMVLALKLEKSGVSNANQAQLDNHKDTSDQLENTGRAVTKGTLALWLGLSALGVMLLVSTTNAMTQNVAPMPFLWVLPLALYLLTFIVAFHSPRLYVRWYWLAFYLICALMAIMLPVVGSQFDFISQVLMFSFILFAGCMICHGELIKQAPNAEHLTLFYLIIALGGVLGSALVSLAAPQAFDQFYEYPITVIAIVFAHMVSLAKATQGIAGISTAFGTIPRTWVLSFLGLTVVALSGVQLSLDKQLTQHQIASERNFYGLLSVVETSVNGQAERRLIDGTTSHGTQAIESALAQQPKSYYRENTGVALALENYMPLKRAITPIKVGLVGLGAGTLAAYGKRGEQYHFYELNPAVINYAQQYFSYLANSQADISLHQGDGRLLLQNALQTNGSENFDVLVLDAFSGDAIPAHLLTIEAMQLYQAHLKKNGVLAVHISNSHLDLTSLTRNLADFIGMQAHYFYTAPTASEPNAAQWVLISNNTELMKRYQVKKHISQWPSEHQADVLWRDDYSNLLSVLK from the coding sequence GTGCAACCTTTTATTGCCAAGGTAATTTTACCCGCCTACGGTGGCAGCGCGACAGTATGGACAACGTGTATGCTGTTTTTCCAGCTGTTGCTGCTGGCTGGCTATAGCTATGCGCATGTCTTGCAGCGACTATCGTTTGCGCGGCAGTGGCAAACCCATGGCGCAGTATTGATTTTAGCGGCATTAAGTCTGCCTTTTACAACACCAGCCGCTAGTCTTGAGTTTGGCATAAATGAGCCAATCACTAATATTTTACTCACCTTAGCCGTTGCCATTGGCCTCCCCTATTTTGCCTTGTCGGTCACAGGCCCGTTAGTGCAGCGTTGGTTAACTTTTAGCGATGAAACTAAGGTGCCGTATCGCCTGTATTCTTTGTCAAATGTAGGTTCATTGTTGGCGCTCATTAGCTACCCATTTGTCTTCGAACCCGTATTCGATTTACCACAACAAACCCTTGTTTGGTCGAGCGGCTTTATTGCATTTGCTGTTGCTATAATGGTACTGGCACTTAAGCTTGAAAAATCAGGGGTTAGTAACGCTAACCAAGCTCAATTGGATAATCATAAGGACACTAGCGATCAGCTAGAAAATACCGGCCGTGCCGTAACTAAAGGCACACTTGCATTGTGGTTAGGGCTTTCTGCACTCGGGGTGATGTTGCTCGTTTCTACCACCAACGCGATGACGCAAAACGTTGCGCCTATGCCATTTCTGTGGGTATTGCCGCTCGCACTTTACTTGCTAACCTTTATTGTCGCTTTTCACAGCCCACGCCTATATGTGCGCTGGTACTGGCTAGCTTTCTATTTAATTTGTGCATTAATGGCCATCATGCTGCCAGTGGTTGGTTCACAATTTGATTTTATCTCGCAAGTGCTGATGTTCAGTTTCATTTTGTTTGCCGGCTGTATGATTTGTCATGGTGAGCTGATCAAACAAGCACCAAATGCTGAGCACCTGACACTCTTTTATTTAATTATCGCGCTAGGAGGAGTGTTGGGCAGTGCCTTGGTCTCTTTAGCGGCACCACAAGCTTTTGATCAATTCTACGAATACCCAATTACGGTTATTGCTATTGTGTTCGCACATATGGTGAGCTTAGCCAAGGCAACACAAGGAATAGCTGGCATTAGCACGGCATTTGGCACTATACCTCGTACTTGGGTGTTGAGCTTTTTAGGGCTTACTGTAGTCGCTTTATCCGGTGTTCAACTGTCATTAGACAAACAGTTAACACAACATCAAATTGCCAGTGAACGTAACTTCTATGGGTTGTTATCAGTGGTTGAAACTTCGGTGAATGGTCAAGCAGAGCGCCGCTTAATTGATGGTACAACTTCACACGGTACCCAAGCCATTGAATCGGCATTGGCACAACAACCAAAAAGCTATTATCGCGAGAATACCGGAGTCGCATTAGCACTTGAAAACTATATGCCTCTTAAGCGTGCAATAACGCCCATTAAAGTTGGCTTAGTAGGGCTAGGCGCAGGCACACTTGCAGCCTATGGCAAACGTGGTGAACAATACCATTTTTACGAGTTAAACCCAGCGGTTATCAATTACGCTCAGCAGTATTTTAGTTATTTAGCCAATAGCCAAGCTGACATTAGTTTGCACCAAGGTGATGGTCGCCTATTGCTGCAAAACGCACTGCAAACAAACGGTAGCGAAAACTTTGATGTGCTAGTGCTCGATGCCTTTTCAGGTGACGCCATTCCTGCACACTTACTGACGATTGAGGCGATGCAGTTATACCAAGCGCACCTAAAGAAAAATGGCGTACTCGCAGTTCACATCTCCAATAGTCATTTAGATTTAACTTCGCTAACCCGAAACTTAGCAGACTTCATTGGCATGCAAGCGCATTATTTTTATACCGCCCCTACCGCCAGCGAACCTAATGCCGCGCAATGGGTATTAATCTCCAACAACACTGAGTTGATGAAGCGCTACCAAGTTAAAAAGCACATTTCCCAATGGCCAAGTGAGCATCAAGCGGATGTGCTTTGGCGCGACGATTACAGCAATCTATTGTCGGTATTGAAATAG
- a CDS encoding slipin family protein has product MDIILNYVFTVQFALLVFVLVVLKSGIKFVPQNRAYVIERFGKYTRTLESGLNFLVPFIEQISADRSLKEQEVDVPSQSAITKDNITLTVDGVLYFRVLDPQKATYGVDDYNFAVTQLAQTTMRSEIGKMELDKTFEERDAINAAIVNAINEAAGTWGVQVLRYEIKDIMPPNSVMNAMEQQMKAEREKRATVLESEGLKQAEINKAEGEKQAKILAAEADKREQVLKAEGEAEAIIKVANAQAEAIEKIGEKAATQEGQKAVELELATKAIGAKEAIAKDSTVVLLPDGSTEAGSLVAQATSILNVMKQKP; this is encoded by the coding sequence ATGGACATCATCTTAAATTACGTATTTACCGTGCAGTTTGCCCTGCTTGTTTTTGTACTGGTAGTACTAAAAAGTGGGATTAAATTTGTACCGCAAAATCGTGCCTATGTAATTGAGCGCTTTGGTAAATACACCCGCACCTTAGAGTCAGGCCTAAACTTTTTAGTGCCTTTTATCGAACAAATCAGCGCCGATCGCTCGTTGAAAGAGCAAGAGGTCGATGTCCCCAGCCAAAGTGCCATTACTAAAGACAACATCACCCTTACCGTTGACGGCGTTTTGTATTTCCGCGTGCTAGACCCACAAAAAGCGACGTATGGTGTTGATGACTATAATTTTGCCGTGACTCAACTGGCACAAACCACCATGCGTTCTGAAATCGGTAAAATGGAGCTGGATAAAACCTTTGAAGAGCGTGACGCCATAAACGCTGCCATTGTGAATGCCATTAATGAAGCTGCGGGTACTTGGGGCGTACAGGTATTACGTTATGAAATTAAAGATATTATGCCACCGAATTCTGTGATGAATGCGATGGAGCAACAGATGAAAGCGGAGCGAGAAAAGCGTGCTACCGTCCTAGAGTCTGAAGGTTTAAAGCAAGCGGAAATCAATAAAGCAGAAGGTGAGAAACAAGCCAAGATTCTAGCCGCAGAAGCGGATAAACGTGAGCAGGTATTAAAAGCGGAAGGTGAAGCTGAAGCGATTATTAAAGTTGCCAATGCACAAGCGGAAGCGATTGAGAAAATTGGTGAGAAAGCGGCAACCCAAGAAGGTCAAAAAGCGGTTGAACTAGAGCTAGCGACAAAAGCCATTGGCGCTAAAGAAGCCATCGCCAAAGACTCAACTGTTGTGCTGCTACCTGATGGTTCAACTGAAGCAGGCTCACTCGTTGCTCAAGCAACCAGTATTCTTAATGTGATGAAGCAGAAACCTTAA
- the cysI gene encoding assimilatory sulfite reductase (NADPH) hemoprotein subunit encodes MSAVQKPTPVATTEPLDTVTGPLPAQGPLKGEGPIKVEGNLADNERLKRESNFLRGTIAQDLQDRITGGFTADNFQLIRFHGMYQQDDRDIRAERQKQKLEPMHNVMLRARMPGGIIKPEQWLAIDKFAEESSTYGSIRLTTRQTFQFHGVLKPNIKLMHQTLNSIGIDSIATAGDVNRNVLCTSNPVESELHQEAYEWATKISEHLLPKTKAYAEIWLDGEKVETTEEPILGSTYLPRKFKTTVVIPPQNDVDVHANDLNFVAIAENGKLIGFNVLVGGGLAMTHGDKSTYPRRADDFGFVPLAKTLDVAAAVVTTQRDWGNRVNRKNAKTKYTLDRVGVDVFKAEVEKRAGVEFAPSRPYEFTERGDRFGWAEGIDGKHHLTLFIENGRLLDYPGKPLKTGVREIAKVHQGDFRMTANQNLIIAGVAEADKAQIETLAIEHGLLDASTSEQRQNSMACVAFPTCPLAMAEAERYLPGLVDDVEGLLAKHDVADEHIILRVTGCPNGCGRAMLAEVGLVGKGPGKYQMYLGGNTGGTRIPKLYKDNIDEQTVLAELDGLIGRWVAERKTDEQGQVERFGDFVIRAGVVEEVIISVRDFHA; translated from the coding sequence ATGAGTGCTGTACAAAAACCAACGCCAGTAGCGACCACTGAGCCATTAGATACAGTGACAGGTCCATTACCTGCGCAAGGTCCTCTCAAGGGCGAAGGCCCAATTAAGGTAGAAGGTAACTTAGCTGATAACGAACGTCTAAAGCGCGAAAGTAACTTTTTACGCGGTACCATTGCTCAAGATTTGCAAGACCGCATTACCGGTGGTTTTACCGCGGATAACTTCCAGTTAATTCGCTTCCACGGTATGTACCAACAAGACGACCGTGATATTCGCGCCGAGCGCCAAAAGCAAAAGCTAGAGCCTATGCACAATGTCATGCTACGTGCGCGTATGCCGGGCGGTATTATCAAGCCTGAGCAATGGTTAGCGATTGATAAGTTCGCAGAAGAAAGTAGCACTTATGGCAGTATTCGTTTAACCACGCGTCAAACATTCCAATTCCACGGTGTGTTAAAGCCGAACATTAAGTTAATGCACCAAACGCTGAACAGCATTGGTATTGATTCAATTGCCACCGCAGGTGATGTAAACCGTAACGTACTGTGTACCTCAAACCCAGTTGAGTCTGAACTGCACCAAGAAGCGTACGAGTGGGCAACGAAAATCAGTGAACACCTACTACCAAAAACCAAAGCTTATGCAGAAATTTGGTTAGACGGTGAAAAAGTCGAAACCACGGAAGAGCCAATTTTAGGAAGTACTTACTTACCGCGTAAGTTCAAAACAACGGTTGTTATTCCGCCGCAAAACGATGTTGACGTGCACGCGAACGACTTAAACTTTGTTGCTATCGCTGAAAACGGCAAGCTTATTGGTTTTAACGTGTTAGTTGGTGGTGGCCTTGCAATGACGCATGGTGATAAATCAACGTACCCGCGCCGTGCTGACGATTTTGGTTTTGTGCCATTAGCGAAAACGTTAGATGTTGCCGCTGCTGTGGTGACCACACAACGCGACTGGGGTAACCGTGTTAACCGTAAGAATGCAAAAACGAAATACACGCTAGATCGCGTCGGTGTTGATGTCTTTAAAGCGGAAGTAGAAAAACGCGCTGGTGTTGAATTTGCGCCAAGCCGCCCGTATGAGTTCACTGAACGTGGTGATCGTTTCGGTTGGGCTGAAGGTATCGATGGCAAGCATCACTTAACCCTATTTATCGAAAATGGTCGTTTATTAGATTACCCAGGTAAGCCACTAAAAACCGGTGTACGTGAGATTGCGAAAGTTCACCAAGGTGACTTCCGTATGACGGCTAACCAAAACCTCATCATTGCCGGTGTTGCCGAAGCTGATAAAGCGCAAATCGAAACCTTAGCGATTGAGCATGGTTTATTAGACGCATCAACGTCAGAGCAACGTCAAAACTCAATGGCATGTGTAGCATTCCCTACTTGTCCATTAGCGATGGCTGAAGCAGAGCGCTACTTACCGGGCCTAGTTGACGATGTTGAAGGCTTACTTGCTAAGCATGATGTCGCTGACGAGCACATTATTTTGCGTGTTACGGGTTGTCCGAACGGTTGTGGCCGCGCCATGTTGGCCGAAGTTGGCTTAGTGGGTAAAGGCCCGGGTAAATACCAAATGTACTTAGGTGGTAACACTGGCGGTACACGTATTCCTAAGCTTTACAAAGACAACATTGACGAGCAAACGGTATTAGCAGAACTAGACGGTTTAATTGGCCGTTGGGTCGCTGAGCGTAAAACAGATGAGCAAGGCCAAGTAGAGCGCTTTGGTGACTTTGTGATCCGCGCTGGCGTTGTTGAAGAAGTGATCATTAGTGTAAGGGATTTTCATGCCTAG
- a CDS encoding phosphoadenylyl-sulfate reductase: MPSIQSEAAASVAELPVAGAPSSELSPATVPAAWLSQWNEQLEKQTPQERVAWAMENLPGNFVLSSSFGIQSAVMLHLLTQVDPNIPVLVTDTGHLFPETYRFIDELTTKLNLNLQVYSAKESAAWQLAKYGEQWAQGADELKRYNQMNKVEPLERGLTDLGAGAWFSGVRRQQSDHRASLSVVSTLRGRFKVHPIIDWSNRDVHQYLTKHGLPYHPLWDQGYVSVGDTHSTRPLTADMDESDTRFNGMQRECGLHTDGDGI, encoded by the coding sequence ATGCCTAGTATTCAGTCAGAAGCTGCTGCCTCTGTCGCTGAATTGCCCGTCGCTGGTGCGCCGAGTAGCGAGCTATCGCCCGCTACTGTACCAGCCGCTTGGCTCAGCCAGTGGAACGAGCAGCTAGAAAAGCAAACACCACAAGAGCGTGTTGCTTGGGCAATGGAAAACTTGCCGGGTAACTTTGTGCTGTCATCAAGCTTTGGTATTCAATCAGCGGTAATGTTGCACTTGCTAACGCAAGTGGATCCGAACATTCCGGTGTTGGTGACAGACACAGGCCATTTGTTCCCAGAAACCTATCGCTTTATTGATGAGCTAACCACTAAGCTCAACCTGAATTTGCAGGTATACAGCGCCAAAGAAAGCGCGGCTTGGCAGTTAGCGAAATATGGTGAGCAATGGGCGCAAGGCGCAGATGAGTTAAAACGCTATAACCAAATGAACAAGGTAGAGCCGCTAGAGCGCGGTTTAACTGACTTAGGTGCAGGTGCTTGGTTCTCCGGTGTTCGTCGCCAGCAATCGGATCACCGTGCCAGTCTATCGGTTGTTAGCACTTTACGTGGCCGCTTTAAGGTACACCCCATTATTGATTGGTCAAACCGTGATGTCCATCAGTACTTAACGAAACACGGTTTACCCTACCATCCGCTGTGGGATCAAGGCTATGTCTCGGTTGGCGATACCCATAGCACGCGACCATTAACGGCTGATATGGACGAAAGTGATACGCGCTTTAACGGTATGCAACGTGAATGTGGTTTGCATACGGATGGTGATGGTATCTAA
- a CDS encoding nuclease-related domain-containing protein: MADYKRRLGSNSGLYLQSKTSFDKHCQHPVRKTVRLSQPSSNRIAKAEFVAKENHVASAFLPTKDTDLAGQRTEPPSPFTLMFKPLLIMLLLAFLGSLALAYFKKKLPQIKGRIGENLVIKGLEKHLDRDEYTIINDVTLPLEDGGTTQVDHVVVSRFGIFIIETKNMSGWIFGNEKQAKWTQTIHRSKHQFQNPLRQNYKHTKTLSDLLDLPHELFHSVVVFTRNAELKTKFPENVGHLDEMVSYIKAFNEEIINYKLKIKVVKHVGVVKLKQGRKTDKQHVDYLNEKHSGSLHS; this comes from the coding sequence GTGGCTGACTATAAGCGTAGGCTTGGCAGCAATTCAGGGTTATATCTGCAATCAAAAACAAGTTTTGATAAGCACTGCCAACACCCTGTTCGAAAGACTGTCCGCTTGTCTCAACCTTCGTCCAACCGAATAGCTAAAGCTGAATTCGTTGCTAAAGAAAATCATGTAGCTAGTGCCTTTCTGCCAACTAAAGATACTGATTTAGCTGGGCAGCGTACGGAGCCACCGTCACCGTTTACTTTAATGTTTAAACCATTGCTAATAATGTTACTTTTGGCCTTTTTAGGTTCACTAGCGCTGGCGTACTTCAAGAAAAAGCTACCGCAGATTAAAGGTCGTATCGGTGAAAATTTAGTAATTAAGGGCTTAGAAAAGCATCTAGATCGTGACGAATATACCATCATCAATGATGTCACCTTGCCGCTTGAAGATGGTGGAACCACTCAAGTAGACCATGTTGTTGTTTCTCGATTTGGCATTTTTATCATTGAAACTAAGAATATGAGCGGCTGGATCTTTGGTAACGAAAAGCAGGCCAAATGGACGCAAACGATTCATCGCTCAAAACATCAGTTTCAGAATCCGCTAAGGCAAAATTATAAACACACTAAAACGCTTTCTGATTTGCTGGACTTGCCGCACGAGCTTTTCCATTCGGTTGTTGTGTTTACCCGCAATGCCGAACTGAAAACAAAGTTTCCTGAAAATGTTGGTCATTTGGATGAAATGGTGAGTTATATCAAAGCTTTTAATGAAGAAATCATTAACTATAAATTGAAAATAAAAGTGGTAAAGCATGTTGGAGTTGTGAAGCTAAAACAAGGGCGAAAGACCGATAAGCAACATGTTGACTACTTAAACGAAAAACATAGTGGTAGTTTGCATTCTTAG
- a CDS encoding assimilatory sulfite reductase (NADPH) flavoprotein subunit, translated as MLTNQQNSNPTSGAPASGTSALDANQLAQLQQLTQGYSPLQLAWASGYLAAKSEMSPVATAVAAATQTAVSQTLTVLYASQTGNAKGVATQVADAAKAAGIEVVLKNVADYKAKGLKTETHLLIVASTNGEGEPPDDAIEFHEFLNSKKAPKLDNLKYSVLALGDSSYEFFCQTGKDFDLRLAELGATRVADRVDCDVDYDADADAWRVSIVESLKDELTAPAAGLAPVVQLPGTQAPASIYTKQNPYAAELLVSQRITGRDSAKDVRHIEIDLGESGVTYRVGDALGVYFDNDQALVEELLAAVSLTGDETVELQKSGETLSLPIKQALVEQLEITQTPLAFVEFWVQHSGDEQLAEKVVDKNTLREFAANHQVVDVIKAAPTAIEAQLLADNLRKITPRLYSIASSQAEVDEEVHLTIGVVNYSFNDNERVGGASGFLGRRLEEGGQVRVFVEHNDNFRLPENPETPVIMIGPGTGVAPFRAFMQEREANDASGDNWMFFGDQTFTQDFLYQVEWQNYLKSGLLTKMDVAFSRDQAEKVYVQHRLKENAAEVFAWLERGAHLYVCGDANRMAKDVHNALVEIVAEQSGKTAEQAEEYLTTLRKGKRYQKDVY; from the coding sequence ATGCTTACTAATCAGCAAAACTCGAATCCTACTTCTGGTGCGCCAGCTTCAGGTACTAGTGCATTAGATGCTAATCAGCTAGCGCAGCTGCAACAACTCACGCAAGGCTATTCGCCATTGCAACTGGCTTGGGCAAGCGGCTACTTAGCCGCGAAAAGCGAAATGTCACCAGTGGCAACTGCGGTTGCAGCAGCAACACAAACTGCTGTTAGCCAAACGTTAACTGTGCTTTATGCATCGCAAACGGGCAACGCGAAAGGCGTGGCAACGCAAGTGGCTGATGCTGCAAAAGCCGCAGGTATTGAAGTTGTCTTGAAAAATGTTGCGGATTACAAAGCGAAAGGCTTGAAAACCGAAACCCATCTATTAATTGTCGCGAGTACCAATGGCGAGGGGGAGCCACCTGATGATGCTATTGAGTTCCACGAATTCTTAAACAGCAAGAAAGCGCCTAAGTTAGATAACCTGAAATACAGCGTACTAGCGCTGGGTGATTCTAGCTACGAGTTCTTCTGTCAAACCGGTAAAGACTTTGACTTACGCTTAGCTGAGCTAGGTGCAACACGTGTTGCTGATCGTGTTGATTGTGATGTTGATTACGATGCTGATGCCGATGCATGGCGCGTATCCATTGTTGAGTCATTAAAAGATGAATTAACTGCGCCGGCAGCGGGGCTTGCACCAGTCGTTCAGTTACCGGGCACTCAAGCGCCTGCGTCGATTTACACCAAGCAAAATCCCTATGCCGCAGAGCTGTTAGTTAGCCAGAGAATTACGGGTCGCGATTCAGCGAAAGACGTTCGTCATATCGAAATTGATTTAGGTGAGTCAGGGGTTACTTACCGTGTAGGTGATGCACTGGGTGTTTATTTTGATAACGACCAAGCCTTAGTTGAAGAGCTATTAGCGGCGGTATCACTGACGGGTGATGAAACGGTTGAGCTACAAAAATCAGGTGAAACCTTATCACTACCGATCAAGCAAGCCTTAGTTGAGCAGCTTGAAATTACCCAAACACCACTAGCGTTTGTGGAGTTCTGGGTACAGCACAGTGGTGACGAGCAACTAGCTGAGAAGGTTGTTGATAAGAACACATTGCGTGAGTTTGCTGCCAATCACCAAGTCGTTGATGTGATTAAAGCGGCGCCAACAGCGATTGAAGCGCAATTGTTAGCAGACAACTTACGCAAAATTACGCCGCGCTTATATTCAATCGCGTCAAGCCAAGCGGAAGTGGATGAAGAAGTACACTTAACTATTGGTGTAGTGAATTATTCATTTAACGACAATGAGCGTGTTGGCGGTGCTTCTGGTTTCTTAGGTCGCCGTTTAGAAGAGGGCGGTCAAGTACGTGTGTTTGTCGAGCACAACGACAACTTCCGTTTACCTGAAAATCCAGAAACGCCAGTAATTATGATTGGCCCAGGTACAGGTGTTGCGCCGTTTAGAGCCTTTATGCAAGAGCGTGAAGCAAACGATGCGAGCGGTGATAACTGGATGTTCTTTGGCGACCAAACCTTTACCCAAGACTTCCTTTACCAAGTGGAATGGCAGAATTACTTAAAATCTGGCCTGTTAACTAAGATGGACGTCGCTTTCTCACGTGACCAAGCAGAGAAAGTGTATGTACAACACCGCCTGAAAGAAAATGCCGCTGAGGTATTTGCATGGTTAGAGCGCGGCGCGCACTTATACGTGTGTGGCGATGCAAACCGCATGGCGAAAGACGTGCACAACGCCTTAGTTGAAATTGTTGCTGAGCAGTCAGGTAAAACTGCCGAGCAAGCTGAAGAATATTTAACCACCTTGCGTAAGGGCAAGCGTTATCAGAAGGATGTTTACTAA
- a CDS encoding AraC family transcriptional regulator: protein MEFTSSTHYFLSILHFLERQGILSKHALEQVGLEGFDLNDNEQRIALKQYSDLLAFAEQELAHPLIGFELGKDIKSADFGLLGYLIESATTLADAVDVLLKYDQLVANIGQASFSQQHKLARISWQPFEPCSRQVVLRNFTAWLASTRQILGRELSPTRVCFQDSWLSAEQQSLVDWFGCPVLVNCDSNSVEFPTAYLKLRFQSANPSLFTSLAELSKQQLAQIIALNDNQDGIQGINQKFSSQVTSLLADHPSLTDCSIAQVAQHFAMSTRQLQRKLKAEGTSYAELFDLERKARAEALLNQLVGKYSSDNQKTNASPSPATKPSAAQHIANQSIGDIAAACGFNEQSSFNKAFHRWFNCSPSQYLKSKARSSESKI from the coding sequence ATGGAATTTACCAGCTCAACCCATTACTTTTTAAGCATACTGCACTTTCTTGAGCGGCAAGGAATTCTGTCTAAGCACGCGCTTGAACAAGTAGGTTTGGAAGGTTTTGATCTTAATGATAATGAACAACGCATTGCGCTTAAGCAATACAGTGACTTGCTGGCATTTGCCGAGCAGGAATTAGCGCATCCGTTAATTGGCTTTGAGTTAGGTAAAGATATTAAAAGTGCCGATTTTGGTTTACTTGGCTATCTGATCGAGTCAGCAACCACCCTCGCTGATGCCGTTGATGTGTTATTAAAATATGATCAACTGGTCGCCAATATCGGGCAAGCAAGCTTTAGCCAGCAACACAAGCTAGCACGCATTAGTTGGCAACCGTTTGAGCCTTGCAGTCGGCAAGTAGTTTTGCGAAATTTCACTGCCTGGCTGGCTTCAACAAGGCAGATCCTTGGCCGCGAGCTCAGCCCAACGCGGGTCTGTTTTCAAGACAGCTGGTTAAGTGCGGAGCAGCAAAGCTTAGTGGATTGGTTTGGCTGCCCCGTCTTAGTAAATTGCGATAGCAACTCTGTTGAATTTCCAACGGCATACTTAAAACTTCGGTTTCAAAGTGCTAACCCGTCCTTATTTACCTCGCTTGCAGAGTTGTCGAAACAACAGCTTGCGCAAATCATCGCGCTTAACGATAACCAAGATGGCATTCAAGGTATTAACCAAAAATTTAGCTCTCAAGTAACATCACTACTGGCAGATCACCCAAGTCTAACCGACTGCTCTATCGCACAAGTTGCGCAGCACTTTGCAATGTCGACAAGGCAGCTACAGCGAAAATTGAAAGCAGAAGGGACAAGTTATGCCGAGCTCTTTGATTTAGAACGTAAAGCAAGAGCTGAAGCCTTGCTGAATCAGCTGGTCGGCAAATACTCAAGTGATAACCAAAAAACAAATGCAAGCCCCTCGCCTGCTACAAAGCCCTCTGCTGCACAACACATAGCTAACCAGTCTATTGGTGATATTGCCGCCGCCTGCGGTTTTAATGAACAAAGCTCATTTAATAAAGCCTTTCATCGCTGGTTTAATTGCTCACCATCACAGTATTTGAAATCTAAAGCTCGAAGCTCAGAGAGCAAAATCTAA